One part of the Cyclobacteriaceae bacterium genome encodes these proteins:
- the uvrA gene encoding excinuclease ABC subunit UvrA, with translation MARALAEKKVKDSTGFDFIEIIGAREHNLKNVNLSFPRNKLVVITGISGSGKSSLAFDTIYAEGQRRYMESFSAYARSFLGNLERPDVDKINGLSPVISIEQKTTSRNPRSTVGTVTEIYDFMRLLFARTAEAYSYLSGERMIRQSEDQILDAILQNFKGRKLILLAPVVKGRKGHYRELFQQIRKQGFTKVRVDGELLDITAKMQVDRYKIHDIEVVIDRIVVDAKDRARIGQSINRALKEGKGVIMVLDEQQKVHHFSKFLMDPVTGLSYDEPAPNTFSFNSPYGACPVCNGLGQVEEITEESVIPDKKLSISRGGILPLGEYRDIWIFKKVEAILKRYKLTLSTPIKDIPKDVLKVLLYGDDVPVAVASVKYPGTEWNTRFEGIVNFLEKQRDEGSEAIKRWVEDFMIVKTCQECNGARLKKESLHFLIDGKNIAQLAALDIKKLNDWFKNLEDRLNEKQRTIAIEVLKEIRKRIGFLLDVGLEYLNLDRPLRTLSGGEAQRIRLATQIGTQLVGVLYILDEPSIGLHARDNVKLIKALKDLRDLGNSVIVVEHDKEMMLESDYIIDIGPGAGRHGGQVVAEGNPQSFLKNGSTTAKYLNGKLSINYSKERRAGSDHYLRLTGATGNNLKNVDLEIPLGTLTCITGVSGSGKSTLIHETLYPILNKHFFNSRKDPLGYKKVEGLEHIDKVIEVDQSPIGRTPRSNPATYTGVFTDIRDLFAQLPEAKIRGYKPGRFSFNVKGGRCETCEGAGLRLIEMEFLPDVYVHCETCKGRRYNRETLEVRFKGKSISDVLDMTVEEAVTFFENQPKILRKIKTLADVGLGYISLGQHATTLSGGEAQRVKLATELSKRDTGKTFYILDEPTTGLHFQDISHLLNVLQKLVDKGNTVLVIEHNMDIIKSADFIVDLGPEGGELGGRIVAMGTPEAVANNPAGYTGKFLKVELN, from the coding sequence ATGGCGCGGGCATTAGCGGAGAAAAAAGTAAAGGATTCAACCGGTTTCGATTTCATAGAAATTATTGGTGCGCGCGAGCATAACCTCAAGAATGTTAACCTTTCTTTTCCACGCAATAAGCTGGTTGTCATAACCGGCATCAGCGGAAGTGGCAAGTCATCGTTGGCTTTTGATACCATATATGCTGAAGGCCAACGCAGGTATATGGAAAGTTTTTCGGCTTATGCCAGAAGTTTCCTGGGCAACCTCGAACGGCCCGATGTAGACAAGATCAACGGACTTAGTCCGGTTATATCCATTGAGCAAAAAACTACATCACGCAATCCGCGATCAACGGTAGGTACTGTAACGGAAATTTATGACTTCATGCGCCTGCTGTTTGCCCGAACGGCTGAGGCCTATTCTTACCTGAGCGGAGAAAGAATGATTCGCCAATCTGAAGACCAAATACTGGATGCTATCCTTCAGAATTTCAAAGGCAGAAAATTAATCTTGCTGGCACCGGTGGTAAAAGGTCGTAAAGGGCACTACCGCGAGCTGTTCCAGCAAATCCGTAAGCAAGGGTTTACCAAAGTTCGTGTGGATGGCGAGTTGCTCGACATTACGGCTAAGATGCAGGTTGATCGCTATAAGATACACGACATTGAAGTGGTTATTGACCGGATTGTGGTAGATGCTAAAGACCGTGCGCGTATTGGCCAGTCTATTAATCGTGCACTCAAAGAAGGTAAGGGTGTGATTATGGTGTTGGATGAGCAGCAGAAGGTTCATCACTTTTCAAAATTTCTGATGGATCCTGTTACCGGGCTTTCCTACGATGAGCCTGCACCCAATACGTTTTCTTTCAACTCTCCATATGGTGCCTGCCCGGTGTGCAATGGCTTAGGACAGGTTGAAGAGATTACCGAAGAATCGGTAATCCCCGATAAGAAATTGAGCATTAGCCGTGGCGGAATTTTACCGTTAGGTGAATACCGCGACATCTGGATTTTCAAAAAAGTTGAAGCCATTCTAAAACGATACAAACTCACCCTAAGCACACCCATTAAAGACATACCGAAAGATGTATTGAAAGTGTTGTTGTATGGCGATGATGTTCCGGTGGCCGTTGCCTCAGTGAAATATCCGGGCACGGAATGGAATACACGGTTTGAAGGCATCGTGAATTTTTTGGAAAAGCAACGCGATGAAGGATCAGAAGCCATAAAACGTTGGGTTGAAGATTTTATGATTGTGAAAACCTGTCAGGAATGCAACGGTGCAAGATTGAAAAAGGAATCTCTGCACTTCCTTATTGATGGAAAGAACATTGCCCAACTGGCAGCACTCGACATAAAAAAACTCAATGATTGGTTTAAGAATTTGGAAGACCGACTCAATGAAAAGCAACGCACCATTGCCATTGAAGTACTGAAAGAAATCCGCAAGCGCATTGGCTTTTTGTTAGATGTTGGCCTTGAGTACCTGAATCTTGACCGCCCCTTAAGAACGCTCAGTGGAGGTGAAGCACAACGTATTCGATTAGCGACACAAATCGGCACGCAACTGGTAGGCGTTTTATATATTTTGGATGAACCCAGCATCGGCTTGCACGCCCGCGATAATGTTAAGCTTATTAAGGCATTAAAAGATTTGCGCGACCTCGGTAACTCAGTAATTGTTGTAGAGCACGATAAGGAAATGATGCTGGAGTCGGACTACATTATTGATATTGGTCCGGGTGCAGGGCGCCATGGAGGTCAGGTAGTAGCCGAAGGCAATCCACAATCTTTTCTGAAAAATGGAAGTACTACGGCAAAATATTTAAACGGAAAGCTCTCCATCAATTACAGCAAAGAAAGGCGAGCAGGAAGCGACCATTATTTAAGGCTTACTGGTGCAACAGGCAATAACCTGAAAAATGTTGATCTGGAAATCCCGCTGGGTACATTAACCTGTATTACTGGTGTATCCGGCAGCGGAAAGTCAACGCTCATTCATGAAACGCTTTACCCCATTCTTAACAAACACTTTTTCAATTCACGAAAAGATCCGCTCGGCTATAAAAAAGTAGAAGGACTTGAACATATTGATAAAGTAATAGAAGTTGATCAATCACCCATTGGAAGAACGCCCCGATCAAACCCCGCTACCTACACAGGTGTGTTTACCGACATCCGCGATTTATTTGCTCAATTACCGGAAGCAAAAATCAGGGGCTACAAACCGGGCAGGTTTTCATTCAACGTAAAAGGCGGTCGATGCGAAACGTGTGAGGGTGCAGGCTTGAGATTAATTGAAATGGAATTTCTTCCGGATGTTTACGTGCATTGCGAAACCTGTAAAGGCAGGCGCTATAACCGCGAAACACTTGAAGTGCGTTTCAAAGGTAAATCTATTTCGGATGTGTTGGACATGACCGTAGAAGAAGCCGTGACCTTTTTTGAAAATCAACCCAAGATTTTAAGGAAAATCAAAACCCTTGCTGATGTGGGCCTTGGCTATATTTCATTAGGTCAGCATGCTACAACGTTATCGGGTGGGGAAGCGCAGCGTGTAAAACTTGCAACAGAATTATCGAAACGCGATACCGGTAAAACCTTTTATATCCTAGATGAACCAACCACCGGGCTGCATTTTCAGGATATTTCCCATTTGTTGAATGTGCTGCAAAAGCTGGTGGATAAAGGCAACACGGTGCTGGTGATTGAACACAATATGGATATTATTAAGTCAGCCGATTTTATTGTTGACCTTGGCCCGGAAGGCGGTGAGTTGGGCGGGCGTATTGTAGCCATGGGCACCCCGGAAGCAGTGGCCAATAACCCGGCTGGTTACACCGGAAAATTTTTGAAGGTGGAGTTGAATTGA
- a CDS encoding Uma2 family endonuclease: MEVYKSLPEGTLAELIDNNLYMSPSPLPRHQAVLNEINFQLMVFFKKNLKGMVYIAPFDVYFDEISNAVQPDLVIVLNNNSSKVNLDGHFHGVPDIIIEILSPGSKDHDRIKKKTLYEKFGVKEYWMVDPETKLATGLTLKNQKYEPISEQIGKISSLLLNTEISF, from the coding sequence ATGGAGGTTTACAAAAGCTTGCCTGAAGGGACATTGGCGGAATTAATTGATAATAATTTATACATGTCACCATCACCGCTACCGCGCCATCAGGCAGTATTAAATGAAATAAATTTTCAGTTAATGGTCTTCTTCAAAAAGAACCTCAAAGGGATGGTTTATATCGCTCCATTTGATGTTTATTTTGATGAAATAAGTAATGCGGTTCAGCCGGATTTAGTGATTGTGCTGAATAATAATTCCAGCAAAGTAAACCTTGATGGGCATTTTCATGGTGTGCCCGACATCATCATAGAGATTCTTTCACCGGGCAGCAAAGATCATGATCGGATTAAGAAAAAGACTTTATATGAAAAATTTGGAGTTAAAGAATATTGGATGGTAGATCCCGAAACTAAACTTGCTACCGGGCTTACGCTGAAAAATCAGAAATATGAGCCTATCTCAGAACAAATTGGTAAAATCAGTTCCCTTCTGCTCAACACCGAAATTTCTTTTTAA
- a CDS encoding aldo/keto reductase codes for MERKRIHPEGPEFSRIITGVWRWHALSANDTEALINTSLENGITTFDHADIYGNYSCEELFGKAIENRSSLRNTIQLVTKCGIKLLSDKRPEHQIKHYDTSKEHIIWSVENSLQNLKTDYLDLLLLHRPDPLMNPAEVAEAFSMLKQSGKVLFFGVSNFTPTQVELLASYLRDPLVTNQIEISLFNHQLLFDGTVDTLMKHQISPMAWSPLGGGKFFADSEIQKQLETFAQRYTCSISQLLLAWLLRHPSGIFPILGTTNTNRLTEGAKALTVQLDKQDWFAMLKLVTGRDVA; via the coding sequence ATGGAAAGGAAAAGGATACATCCGGAGGGACCAGAATTCTCAAGGATTATTACCGGGGTATGGCGATGGCATGCCCTTTCGGCCAACGACACCGAAGCATTGATTAACACATCGCTTGAAAACGGCATTACTACATTTGATCATGCCGATATTTATGGAAATTATTCTTGTGAGGAATTGTTTGGTAAAGCTATTGAGAACCGATCATCGTTGCGGAATACAATTCAACTGGTAACTAAATGTGGCATTAAACTTCTATCCGATAAAAGACCGGAACACCAGATCAAACACTATGATACCTCCAAAGAACACATTATTTGGTCGGTTGAAAATTCATTACAAAATTTAAAAACCGATTACCTGGATTTATTACTACTCCATCGCCCTGATCCGCTGATGAACCCCGCAGAAGTGGCGGAAGCATTTAGCATGCTTAAACAATCCGGGAAAGTTTTATTTTTTGGAGTTTCAAATTTTACACCTACCCAGGTTGAGTTGTTGGCAAGTTACTTACGCGACCCACTGGTAACGAATCAGATTGAAATTTCTTTGTTTAATCATCAACTGCTCTTCGATGGTACGGTGGATACTTTGATGAAGCATCAGATTTCCCCCATGGCCTGGTCGCCATTAGGTGGAGGTAAATTTTTTGCTGACAGCGAAATTCAAAAACAATTGGAAACCTTTGCTCAACGCTACACCTGCAGCATCAGCCAGTTGTTACTGGCTTGGCTACTAAGACACCCATCAGGTATTTTTCCGATTTTGGGTACAACCAACACAAACAGGTTGACTGAAGGGGCTAAGGCGCTAACTGTTCAATTGGATAAACAGGATTGGTTTGCCATGTTAAAGCTGGTTACGGGTAGGGATGTAGCGTGA
- the gdhA gene encoding NADP-specific glutamate dehydrogenase, protein MQNDILDLIKQRNPNEPEFLQAAEEVIVSIWPAIEKNKELQKLKILERMLEPERMISFRVTWLDDKGEIHVNRGYRVQMNSAIGPYKGGLRFHPSVTPSVLKFLAFEQIFKNALTGIPMGGGKGGSDFDPKGKSENEIMKFCQAFMGELSRHISHRLDVPAGDIGVGGREIGYMFGAYKKIKNEFTGVFTGKGIGWGGSLIRTEATGYGLIYFAENMLHTKGDSIKGKTCLVSGSGNVAQYAIEKINKMGGKVITASDSNGFIVDEAGITKEKLEFLKTLKNEKRGRIKEYADKYKSAVYHDIDPKADHNPLWNIKADCAFPCATQNEVNGNDANNLVKNGIKLVGEGANMPVTIEGITILIDNGVMYSPGKASNAGGVATSGLEMTQNFMGANWTREEVDSKLQDIMKNIHDTCLAAANEYGKPGNYMVGANIAGFLKVANAMKAQGVI, encoded by the coding sequence ATGCAGAACGACATCCTTGATCTTATTAAGCAAAGGAACCCCAACGAACCAGAATTTTTACAGGCCGCTGAAGAAGTGATTGTCTCTATCTGGCCGGCCATTGAAAAAAATAAAGAGCTTCAAAAATTAAAAATACTGGAACGGATGCTGGAACCGGAACGTATGATCTCTTTCCGTGTAACCTGGCTTGATGATAAGGGTGAAATTCATGTGAACCGCGGTTATCGTGTACAAATGAACAGCGCCATTGGGCCGTATAAAGGTGGCCTTCGGTTCCACCCTTCGGTAACACCAAGCGTACTAAAGTTTTTGGCCTTCGAGCAGATTTTTAAAAATGCACTAACCGGCATACCTATGGGTGGCGGCAAGGGCGGTTCTGACTTTGATCCGAAAGGAAAATCCGAAAATGAAATCATGAAATTCTGCCAGGCTTTTATGGGTGAACTGTCGCGCCACATCAGCCACCGGTTAGATGTACCCGCTGGAGACATTGGTGTTGGTGGCCGGGAAATCGGTTATATGTTTGGTGCTTATAAGAAAATCAAAAACGAGTTTACAGGAGTGTTTACCGGCAAAGGCATTGGCTGGGGCGGAAGTTTAATCCGTACAGAAGCAACAGGCTACGGTCTGATCTACTTTGCTGAAAACATGCTGCACACCAAGGGCGATTCGATTAAGGGCAAAACCTGTCTGGTGTCCGGATCGGGGAATGTAGCGCAATACGCCATTGAAAAAATAAATAAAATGGGCGGCAAAGTTATTACAGCCTCAGACTCAAATGGGTTTATTGTTGATGAAGCGGGTATAACCAAAGAGAAACTTGAGTTTTTAAAAACGCTGAAAAACGAAAAACGTGGTCGCATAAAAGAATATGCCGATAAATACAAAAGTGCAGTCTATCACGATATTGATCCGAAGGCCGATCATAATCCACTATGGAACATTAAAGCTGATTGTGCCTTTCCGTGCGCCACACAAAATGAGGTGAACGGCAATGATGCCAACAACCTGGTGAAAAACGGTATTAAGCTGGTGGGCGAAGGCGCTAACATGCCAGTCACCATCGAAGGCATCACTATCTTAATCGATAACGGTGTGATGTACTCACCCGGCAAGGCCTCCAATGCCGGTGGCGTGGCAACTTCAGGTCTGGAAATGACCCAAAACTTTATGGGTGCCAATTGGACGCGTGAAGAAGTGGACTCCAAACTTCAGGACATCATGAAAAACATTCATGATACGTGCTTAGCCGCTGCCAATGAATACGGCAAGCCTGGCAACTATATGGTAGGTGCCAACATTGCGGGATTTTTAAAGGTGGCCAATGCAATGAAAGCCCAAGGTGTTATATAG